The following proteins are co-located in the Alphaproteobacteria bacterium genome:
- a CDS encoding FliM/FliN family flagellar motor switch protein: DNYGLMLVDSSLIYSVVDVLLGGRKGSSVLRVEGRPYTTIERNLVEKMLHVMMNDMSAAFDPLSPVTFRFDRLETNPKFATIGRPGNAAVLIRLRVDMDDRGGRVEIVIPYATLEPIRELLLQMFMGEKFGRDSIWETHLAKQLWMTHVPLKAVLDEMTFSLNEVIHWQVGSQIVLNCGAKDPVELRCGDVPLFDGKLGRCAGNIAVCIDRKVKRQEMP, encoded by the coding sequence GGATAACTATGGACTGATGCTTGTTGATAGCTCTCTGATCTATTCCGTTGTTGACGTTTTGTTGGGTGGACGGAAGGGATCTTCAGTTCTGCGTGTTGAAGGGCGCCCTTATACAACGATTGAGCGTAATTTGGTTGAGAAAATGTTGCATGTCATGATGAATGATATGTCTGCAGCCTTTGATCCTTTGTCACCAGTGACTTTCCGGTTTGATCGATTGGAAACAAATCCAAAATTTGCAACGATAGGACGTCCTGGAAATGCAGCTGTTTTGATTCGCTTGCGTGTTGATATGGATGATAGAGGCGGTCGTGTTGAAATTGTGATTCCTTACGCAACCCTTGAGCCTATTCGTGAACTCTTGCTCCAAATGTTTATGGGGGAGAAGTTTGGTCGAGACTCTATTTGGGAGACCCACTTGGCAAAACAATTATGGATGACTCATGTGCCATTAAAAGCAGTTTTGGATGAGATGACCTTTTCACTCAATGAAGTGATTCATTGGCAAGTCGGTAGCCAGATTGTTTTAAATTGCGGTGCGAAGGATCCTGTTGAGCTCCGTTGTGGAGATGTTCCATTATTCGATGGAAAGTTAGGGAGATGCGCAGGCAATATCGCTGTTTGTATAGATCGTAAAGTTAAACGACAAGAAATGCCTTAA